A portion of the Algisphaera agarilytica genome contains these proteins:
- a CDS encoding RecQ family ATP-dependent DNA helicase, with amino-acid sequence MSFVAAQHVLREVFQHDLFRGMQGPVIQRITEHPAGQGHALVLAPTGGGKSLCYQVPALALASRDDRPGITLVISPLIALMKDQVDALRAKGVDATYINSSLSRGEREKCYAGLAAGQFKLVYVTPERFRKPEFREALEKVGVSLLAVDEAHCVSEWGHDFRPDYTRIDAFRELLGNPTTVALTATATPDVQRDIIAQLGLTPGDAPDQVQTFHEGIDRPNLTLEVEEVWDDDGKLEHITQAARGLAPPSDENPQTPKRLTGSGIVYFTLIKTLRDFSERLRAQRIPHLNYHGDLDARQRRDVQDAFMNNQCPLVLATNAFGMGIDKADIRFVVHADLPGSLEAYYQEIGRAGRDGKPSMCRLLYDQRDLATQMEFMRWANPDAEFYQRVFALLEHETDRIHAEGLDWMRTELHAKQGRHDRRLDTALAMLERYGTLAPDSNWREDDHPELRLVGDLAPELLDEERLAQKLQRDQMKLLALVKYANHDGDRKAFLNEYFGIEKTPEA; translated from the coding sequence ATGTCGTTTGTCGCCGCCCAGCACGTTCTCCGGGAAGTCTTTCAGCACGATTTGTTTCGCGGCATGCAGGGGCCGGTGATCCAGCGCATCACCGAACACCCCGCGGGGCAGGGCCACGCCTTGGTGCTGGCTCCGACCGGCGGAGGCAAGTCGCTGTGCTACCAGGTCCCGGCCTTGGCTCTGGCGTCCCGGGACGACCGCCCGGGGATCACGTTGGTGATCTCGCCGTTGATCGCGCTCATGAAAGACCAAGTCGATGCGCTGCGTGCCAAGGGGGTGGACGCGACCTACATCAACTCGTCGCTGAGCCGGGGCGAACGTGAGAAGTGTTACGCCGGGCTGGCTGCGGGGCAGTTCAAGCTTGTCTACGTCACCCCCGAGCGGTTCCGCAAACCCGAGTTCCGCGAGGCGTTGGAGAAGGTCGGCGTGTCACTGCTTGCGGTGGACGAAGCGCACTGCGTCAGCGAGTGGGGCCACGACTTCCGCCCCGACTACACCCGCATCGACGCGTTCCGCGAGCTGCTGGGCAACCCCACCACGGTCGCGCTGACCGCCACCGCCACGCCGGACGTGCAGCGTGACATCATCGCCCAGCTCGGCCTAACGCCCGGTGACGCGCCGGATCAAGTCCAGACCTTCCACGAAGGCATCGATCGGCCGAACCTCACGCTCGAAGTCGAAGAAGTTTGGGACGACGATGGCAAGCTCGAACACATCACCCAAGCCGCTCGCGGCTTAGCGCCACCGTCCGACGAAAACCCGCAAACCCCCAAACGGCTGACCGGCAGCGGCATCGTCTACTTCACCCTGATCAAAACCCTCCGCGACTTCAGTGAACGGCTGCGCGCCCAGCGCATCCCCCACCTCAACTACCACGGCGACCTCGACGCCCGGCAACGCCGCGACGTGCAAGACGCGTTTATGAACAACCAGTGCCCGTTGGTGCTTGCGACCAACGCCTTCGGCATGGGCATCGACAAAGCCGACATCCGCTTTGTGGTGCACGCCGATCTTCCCGGCTCACTCGAAGCGTATTACCAGGAGATCGGCCGGGCGGGCCGTGACGGCAAGCCTTCCATGTGTCGGCTGCTCTACGACCAGCGCGACCTCGCCACGCAGATGGAATTCATGCGCTGGGCCAACCCCGATGCGGAGTTCTACCAGCGGGTGTTCGCACTGCTCGAACACGAAACCGACCGTATCCACGCCGAGGGTTTGGATTGGATGCGTACCGAGCTCCACGCCAAGCAGGGCAGGCACGACCGCCGACTCGACACCGCGCTGGCGATGCTCGAACGCTACGGCACCCTCGCCCCCGACTCGAACTGGCGCGAGGACGACCACCCTGAGCTACGCCTCGTCGGAGACCTGGCTCCTGAATTGCTCGACGAAGAACGCCTGGCTCAGAAACTGCAACGCGACCAGATGAAGCTGTTGGCGTTGGTGAAATACGCCAACCACGACGGCGACCGCAAGGCGTTCCTGAACGAATACTTCGGGATTGAAAAAACCCCCGAAGCGTGA
- a CDS encoding TetR/AcrR family transcriptional regulator, giving the protein MPSTKQEQLVESALGLFDRLGFHAVGIDRVLAEAGVAKMTLYNHFRSKEELIVATLELKDRRFRSWLMTEVEKRASEPRDRLLAIFPTLSDEVDKPGFSGCIFARAAAEFGEMDHPVHQAAAEHKRLVRQYISTLAAAAGAAEPHRLAFQLGALMDGLMVNQQIGGCEVLCDAVHESARKLIDDAIPVK; this is encoded by the coding sequence ATGCCTTCAACCAAGCAAGAACAACTCGTGGAATCCGCCTTGGGCCTGTTTGACCGGCTGGGGTTTCATGCGGTCGGCATCGACCGGGTTCTGGCCGAGGCGGGCGTCGCTAAGATGACGCTCTACAACCACTTCCGCTCGAAAGAAGAGCTGATTGTGGCGACCCTGGAGCTGAAGGACCGCCGGTTCCGCTCCTGGCTGATGACCGAGGTGGAGAAGAGGGCCAGTGAGCCGCGGGACCGCTTGCTAGCGATTTTTCCGACCCTGAGTGACGAGGTCGACAAGCCCGGGTTTTCCGGCTGCATCTTCGCCCGGGCCGCGGCGGAGTTCGGCGAGATGGACCACCCCGTGCACCAGGCGGCGGCGGAACACAAACGCCTGGTCCGTCAGTACATCTCGACCCTCGCGGCCGCGGCCGGCGCCGCGGAGCCCCATCGGCTGGCGTTCCAGCTCGGGGCGTTGATGGACGGGCTGATGGTCAACCAGCAGATCGGTGGGTGCGAAGTCCTGTGCGACGCGGTGCACGAGTCGGCCCGGAAACTCATCGACGACGCGATCCCCGTAAAGTAG
- a CDS encoding outer membrane protein, translating into MNSSPLCLTRLVRPTLCMLTASCTLAAPSASAFIYLDLGVGFPSNDPATLFDDDAAGTDFEFDLDTNTAFYGAIGIDGGLLRNELELTFRDTEGVLLRTDPPSADAGSGSFDNISLMTNIYADLPLPAGFELFAGGGIGVVMFDGDATGTGSLGTADFDDAGYGFAYQLKAGVAYELTRNLQITAGYRYWASTEIDFGDFELDDLESHAVDIGLRISF; encoded by the coding sequence ATGAACAGTTCGCCCCTTTGCCTGACCCGACTGGTCCGCCCGACCCTATGCATGTTGACGGCGTCGTGCACCCTCGCCGCCCCTTCCGCCTCGGCGTTCATCTACCTCGACCTCGGCGTCGGATTCCCCAGCAACGATCCCGCCACGCTGTTCGATGACGACGCAGCCGGCACCGACTTCGAGTTCGACCTCGACACCAACACCGCCTTCTACGGCGCGATCGGTATCGACGGCGGCCTCCTCCGCAACGAACTCGAACTCACCTTCCGTGACACCGAAGGCGTCCTGCTGCGGACCGACCCGCCCTCGGCCGACGCGGGCAGCGGCAGCTTCGACAACATCAGCCTGATGACCAACATCTACGCCGACCTCCCGCTCCCCGCAGGCTTCGAGCTCTTCGCCGGCGGCGGCATCGGCGTGGTCATGTTCGACGGCGACGCCACCGGCACCGGCAGCCTCGGCACCGCCGACTTCGACGACGCGGGCTACGGCTTCGCCTACCAACTCAAAGCCGGCGTCGCCTACGAACTCACCCGCAACCTCCAGATCACCGCGGGCTACCGCTACTGGGCCTCCACGGAAATCGACTTCGGCGACTTTGAACTCGACGACCTCGAGTCCCACGCCGTCGACATCGGGCTGCGCATTTCGTTTTAA
- a CDS encoding carboxymuconolactone decarboxylase family protein yields MPRIQPVDVDQPSAEAAPLLDGLQQKLGRVPNIYATMAQAPAVLKGALDATGTLGETSLSGALREQIALAVGGANRCDYCAAAHTAIGKMNGLTDDQTQAALAGSADDAQAQAAITFARAILDREGFVTDDQLAAVKAAGFGDQQIVEIIAVTVFNIFTNYINHIAETTVDFPEVQIPETV; encoded by the coding sequence ATGCCCCGCATCCAACCCGTTGACGTTGACCAGCCCTCCGCCGAAGCCGCCCCGCTGTTGGACGGCCTCCAGCAAAAACTCGGCCGTGTGCCGAACATCTACGCCACCATGGCCCAAGCCCCCGCCGTGCTCAAAGGCGCGCTCGACGCAACCGGCACCCTCGGCGAAACCTCGCTCTCCGGTGCCCTGCGTGAGCAGATCGCTCTGGCCGTGGGCGGGGCTAACCGCTGCGACTACTGCGCCGCGGCCCACACCGCGATCGGCAAGATGAACGGCCTGACCGACGATCAAACCCAGGCCGCACTCGCCGGCTCGGCCGACGACGCCCAGGCCCAGGCCGCGATCACCTTCGCCCGGGCCATCCTCGACCGCGAAGGCTTCGTCACCGACGACCAACTCGCCGCCGTCAAAGCCGCGGGCTTCGGCGATCAGCAGATCGTGGAGATCATCGCCGTGACCGTGTTCAACATCTTCACCAACTACATCAACCACATCGCCGAGACGACGGTCGACTTCCCCGAAGTCCAGATCCCCGAAACCGTGTGA
- the ylqF gene encoding ribosome biogenesis GTPase YlqF, translated as MPIQWFPGHMNTTRNQLTELMPRTDVVIELLDARLPGSSSNPLLDELRRNVPGKGPEGRPGDVPCITLLTKDDLADPEATAKWRDEFHNRRGVQTLAVNLSDKRATKNIPKLIRRLAPQRVEKNKPVRVTIVGIPNVGKSTLVNMLRGKSVARTGDEPAVTKGPQEIKLDRDIVLTDTPGILWPKFDDEAIGLNLAVSGAIKDTATDYDLLGPHAARYLLAQYPDRLIERYKIKDPADLPDPEDENAPFAFIELIGRKRGCLIAGGEVEMSRASELLLRELRGGKLGRVSLELP; from the coding sequence ATGCCCATCCAATGGTTCCCCGGCCATATGAACACGACCCGGAATCAGCTCACCGAGCTGATGCCCCGGACCGACGTGGTCATCGAACTGCTCGACGCCCGCCTGCCCGGCTCGTCGAGCAACCCGTTGTTGGATGAACTCCGGCGGAACGTCCCGGGCAAAGGCCCCGAAGGCCGGCCCGGCGATGTGCCCTGCATCACGCTGCTGACCAAGGATGACCTGGCCGACCCCGAGGCGACCGCGAAGTGGCGGGACGAGTTCCACAACCGACGCGGCGTGCAGACCCTGGCGGTGAACCTCAGCGACAAGCGGGCGACCAAGAACATCCCTAAGCTGATCCGCCGACTCGCGCCGCAGCGCGTCGAGAAGAACAAGCCGGTGCGGGTGACGATCGTGGGCATCCCCAACGTGGGCAAGTCGACGCTGGTCAATATGCTGCGCGGCAAGTCGGTGGCCCGGACCGGCGACGAGCCGGCGGTCACCAAGGGGCCGCAGGAGATCAAGCTCGACCGCGACATCGTGCTGACCGACACGCCCGGCATCCTCTGGCCGAAGTTCGATGACGAGGCCATCGGCCTGAACCTCGCGGTCAGCGGCGCGATCAAAGACACCGCCACCGATTACGACCTCCTGGGCCCGCACGCGGCGCGATACCTCTTGGCCCAATACCCCGATCGTTTGATCGAGCGCTACAAGATCAAAGACCCCGCGGACCTGCCCGACCCGGAAGACGAGAACGCGCCGTTTGCGTTCATCGAGTTGATCGGCCGGAAGCGTGGGTGTTTGATCGCGGGGGGCGAGGTGGAAATGTCCCGCGCGAGTGAGCTATTGTTGCGTGAACTGCGGGGCGGCAAGCTGGGACGCGTGAGCCTGGAACTGCCGTGA
- a CDS encoding YHS domain-containing (seleno)protein: protein MKFHLTIAAAALALTVFALPTAFAGDGHDHDHGAKPLTTALGLQGYSPVSYFSEDGPHFGSPEFSAEHEGVTYFFANAEELSTFNGDPEKYAPAYGGWCAFGMAVDQYFPVDPTLYKIVDGRVFLFLQNDEANALELWNSKDEAEFTQKADAFWAKENGE, encoded by the coding sequence GTGAAGTTCCACCTAACCATCGCCGCCGCCGCTCTCGCCCTGACCGTTTTTGCCCTGCCCACCGCCTTCGCCGGCGACGGACATGACCATGACCACGGTGCCAAGCCCCTGACCACTGCCTTGGGCCTGCAGGGTTACTCGCCCGTGTCGTACTTCTCTGAAGACGGCCCCCATTTCGGTTCGCCCGAGTTCTCCGCGGAGCACGAGGGCGTGACCTACTTCTTCGCCAACGCCGAGGAACTGAGCACCTTCAACGGCGACCCCGAGAAGTACGCTCCCGCTTACGGCGGCTGGTGCGCCTTCGGCATGGCCGTCGACCAATACTTCCCCGTCGACCCGACCCTCTACAAAATCGTCGACGGCCGCGTCTTCCTCTTCCTCCAGAACGACGAAGCCAACGCCCTGGAGCTCTGGAATAGCAAGGACGAAGCCGAGTTCACCCAGAAGGCCGACGCGTTCTGGGCCAAGGAAAACGGCGAGTAA
- a CDS encoding DUF3817 domain-containing protein yields the protein MEFAVVVPSGLMRVLRTVGLIEGVSTLLLFCVAMPMKYKAGMDWAVSYVGMAHGLLFILLWLLCAAAWAKGLPTKLTLMTMIGAILPGGPFFMDFKLKRYETETAAAASHPVV from the coding sequence ATGGAGTTTGCGGTGGTTGTGCCGAGCGGATTGATGCGGGTGTTGCGGACGGTGGGTCTGATCGAAGGCGTGTCGACCTTGCTCTTGTTTTGCGTCGCGATGCCGATGAAATACAAGGCTGGGATGGATTGGGCGGTGTCCTACGTCGGCATGGCCCACGGCCTGCTTTTCATCTTGCTCTGGCTGTTGTGTGCCGCGGCGTGGGCGAAGGGCCTGCCGACCAAGCTCACGCTGATGACGATGATCGGGGCGATCCTGCCGGGCGGGCCGTTCTTCATGGATTTCAAGCTCAAGCGGTACGAAACCGAAACCGCGGCGGCCGCAAGTCATCCGGTGGTTTAG
- a CDS encoding family 16 glycosylhydrolase codes for MVKYFISSVLAFFCVASLSATTLADDTTHAPNSNGLIVWLDASQPDTLKTDNNGRVVEWHSRSPAKVKARAAADSAPRLVGDAFGEGRPALRFEGQHWFDTDALAQGPGSLTIFIVFKRDADLAGGSRWQRLLSAHDGQSKNDTKGKSVFRDTNGTADAMRARIFTASLSGRHRGPLTLGRNQLSGNERLQGDIAEILIYDRGFLVDEQFADVQNYLAAKWGVVEDPRDDWTRARPLGETPERITDKLPLSDQNNEGNWKRYPKMTDAFDGKRLNAKKWHDHNPNWYGRVPALFLPSNVEVADGELHLTMRYDPDYPKVTQYRDSLYENYSSASVRSVEPVLYGYFEIESKAMDSAGSSAWWFSSSMRNAQGKTSRTEIDVFELGGKAIGHEYNYNMNAHIFETPEDGKNHWNKGGKWKAPFRFADDYHVFGLEWTPEHIKYYVNGVLVRRMPNTHWHTPQYMLFDSETMTNWLGWPEPEDLPSTFSIRYVRAWKNAGTYKPALEKPWRPHRTGETDVTRFIRQYEKDLGLD; via the coding sequence ATGGTCAAGTACTTCATCTCTAGCGTTCTGGCCTTTTTTTGCGTTGCCTCGCTGTCAGCCACGACGCTGGCGGACGACACGACCCACGCCCCGAATTCCAACGGACTGATCGTCTGGCTCGACGCATCGCAGCCCGACACGCTCAAGACCGACAACAACGGCCGTGTGGTGGAATGGCACAGCCGTTCGCCCGCCAAGGTGAAAGCCCGGGCCGCGGCCGACTCGGCCCCCCGACTCGTGGGCGACGCCTTCGGCGAAGGCCGGCCCGCGCTGCGCTTCGAAGGGCAGCATTGGTTCGACACCGACGCCTTGGCCCAGGGCCCGGGCAGCCTCACCATCTTCATCGTGTTCAAGCGCGACGCCGACCTCGCCGGCGGCTCACGCTGGCAACGCCTGCTCTCGGCCCACGACGGCCAAAGCAAGAACGACACCAAGGGCAAGAGCGTCTTCCGCGACACCAACGGCACCGCCGACGCCATGCGCGCCCGGATCTTCACCGCCAGCCTCAGCGGCCGTCACCGCGGCCCGCTCACCCTCGGCCGCAACCAGCTCAGCGGCAACGAACGCCTCCAGGGCGACATCGCCGAGATCCTCATCTACGACCGGGGCTTCCTCGTGGATGAACAGTTCGCCGACGTGCAGAACTACCTCGCCGCGAAGTGGGGCGTCGTCGAAGATCCCCGCGACGACTGGACCCGCGCTCGCCCCCTCGGCGAAACGCCCGAGCGCATCACCGACAAGCTCCCGCTCTCCGACCAAAACAACGAAGGCAACTGGAAACGCTACCCCAAGATGACCGACGCCTTCGACGGCAAACGCCTCAACGCCAAGAAGTGGCACGACCACAACCCCAACTGGTACGGCCGGGTCCCCGCACTCTTTCTCCCGAGTAACGTTGAGGTCGCCGATGGTGAACTACACCTCACGATGCGCTACGACCCCGACTACCCCAAGGTCACCCAGTACCGCGACTCGCTCTACGAAAACTACAGCTCCGCCTCGGTCCGCAGCGTCGAACCTGTGCTGTATGGCTACTTCGAGATCGAGTCCAAGGCCATGGACTCGGCCGGTTCCAGCGCCTGGTGGTTCAGCAGCTCGATGCGCAACGCCCAGGGCAAGACCTCCCGCACCGAGATCGACGTCTTCGAGCTCGGCGGCAAAGCCATCGGCCACGAATACAATTACAACATGAACGCCCACATCTTCGAGACCCCCGAAGACGGCAAGAACCACTGGAACAAGGGCGGCAAGTGGAAAGCGCCCTTCCGCTTCGCCGACGACTACCACGTCTTCGGCCTCGAGTGGACGCCCGAGCACATCAAGTACTACGTTAACGGCGTTCTGGTCCGCCGGATGCCCAACACCCACTGGCACACCCCGCAGTACATGCTCTTCGACTCCGAGACCATGACCAACTGGCTCGGCTGGCCCGAGCCCGAAGACCTGCCCTCGACCTTCAGCATCCGCTACGTCCGCGCCTGGAAGAACGCCGGGACGTACAAACCCGCGCTCGAGAAACCATGGCGGCCGCACCGCACCGGCGAAACCGACGTGACCCGGTTCATCCGCCAGTACGAAAAAGACCTCGGGCTCGACTGA